Proteins encoded by one window of Asterias rubens chromosome 18, eAstRub1.3, whole genome shotgun sequence:
- the LOC117302483 gene encoding signal peptidase complex subunit 1-like, giving the protein MEYIRSIPTHMDYKGQKLAEQLFQGIILLFAVVGFVWGYVCEQFVQTIYILGAGFILSCILTLPPWSIYRRSPVQWQKPRVDSELESKEVIPTKEKKSSRRKEKTK; this is encoded by the exons ATGGAGTACATTCGATCAATTCCAACTCACATG gactACAAGGGACAGAAACTGGCTGAGCAGCTGTTTCAGGGAATCATCCTTCTGTTTGCT GTTGTTGGGTTCGTCTGGGGCTATGTATGTGAACAGTTTGTGCAGACCATCTATATCCTAGGTGCTGGTTTTATTCTGTCTTGCATT CTGACATTACCACCATGGTCGATATACCGAAGGAGCCCAGTCCAATGGCAGAAACCTCGTGTGGATTCAGAGTTAGAATCAAAAGAAGTCATTCCAACGAAAGAAAAGAAATCATCaagaagaaaggaaaaaaccAAATGA
- the LOC117302178 gene encoding complement C1q and tumor necrosis factor-related protein 9-like produces the protein MKITIAVAIVLAFMQVWLLVATAAVSPDPGLTCNSCCQGPAGIPGIPGSNGNHGQGLVGPRGDAGSPGEVGQPGAKGDKGSDGLGGEPGAKGDHGQKGDQGVGQPGKQGPQGLHGMNGLKGERGEPGPAGQTGEAGECSTRRSAFTAVRNAVFSPPSSWDPLPFEELLFSEEGTDFNLNNGTFTCNVPGVYVLMFSVYKSSSESYLYVLLRKNGNNIVAGSVYDAGYHQVSSSAVIPLHYGDQVHLAVNGPVYSGSNHDTSFTGFLLYEI, from the coding sequence ATGAAGATTACTATAGCAGTGGCCATTGTCTTGGCTTTTATGCAAGTTTGGTTATTGGTGGCTACAGCAGCAGTTTCACCTGATCCGGGACTGACGTGTAACTCCTGCTGCCAGGGCCCAGCCGGTATACCGGGAATCCCCGGATCTAATGGAAACCATGGTCAAGGGCTTGTAGGCCCGAGAGGTGATGCAGGCTCCCCTGGTGAGGTAGGTCAACCCGGGGCTAAAGGAGACAAGGGGTCAGATGGACTGGGTGGTGAGCCAGGCGCTAAAGGGGATCATGGACAAAAGGGAGATCAAGGAGTCGGTCAACCAGGAAAACAAGGACCTCAAGGTCTGCATGGGATGAATGGTCTGAAGGGGGAGAGAGGTGAACCTGGACCAGCTGGACAGACTGGTGAAGCAGGTGAATGTAGTACGCGACGGTCCGCCTTCACTGCAGTGAGGAATGCCGTCTTCAGCCCTCCATCCTCCTGGGATCCCCTGCCCTTTGAAGAGTTATTGTTTTCAGAGGAAGGGACTGATTTCAACTTGAATAACGGCACGTTTACGTGTAATGTGCCTGGGGTATACGTATTGATGTTCTCAGTCTATAAATCATCAAGTGAGTCTTACCTATATGTCCTCCTGAGGAAGAACGGTAACAACATTGTTGCAGGGAGTGTATACGATGCAGGTTATCATCAAGTGAGCAGCAGTGCAGTGATTCCCCTGCACTACGGAGATCAAGTTCACTTAGCTGTAAACGGTCCAGTATATAGTGGCTCTAACCATGACACGTCTTTTACAGGATTCCTGCTGTACGAAATCTaa
- the LOC117302417 gene encoding complement C1q and tumor necrosis factor-related protein 9B-like: MKITIAVGSVLAFMQVWLLVATAAVSPDPGLTCNSCCQGPAGIPGIPGSNGNHGQGIVGPRGDAGSPGEVGQPGAKGDKGSDGLDGEPGAKGDHGQKGDQGVGQPGKQGPQGLHGMNGLKGERGEPGPAGQTGEAGECSTRRSAFTAVRNTAFSSPSSGDTLPFEELLFSEEGTDFNLNNGTFTCNVPGVYVLMFSARKSPSGSYLYVQLRKNGNSIVSGGVRDADYHQVSSSAVIPLHYGDQVHLAVFGPVNSSSNHWTSFTGFLLYEI; this comes from the coding sequence ATGAAGATTACTATAGCAGTGGGCAGTGTCTTGGCTTTTATGCAAGTTTGGTTATTGGTGGCTACAGCAGCAGTTTCACCTGATCCGGGACTGACGTGTAACTCCTGCTGCCAGGGCCCAGCCGGTATACCGGGAATCCCCGGATCTAATGGAAACCATGGTCAAGGGATTGTAGGCCCGAGAGGTGATGCAGGCTCCCCTGGTGAGGTAGGTCAACCCGGGGCTAAAGGAGACAAGGGGTCAGATGGACTGGATGGTGAGCCAGGCGCTAAAGGGGATCATGGACAAAAGGGAGATCAAGGAGTCGGTCAACCAGGGAAACAAGGACCTCAAGGTCTGCATGGGATGAATGGTCTGAAGGGGGAGAGAGGTGAACCTGGACCAGCTGGACAGACCGGTGAAGCAGGTGAATGTAGTACGCGACGGTCCGCCTTCACTGCAGTGAGGAATACCGCCTTCAGCTCTCCATCCTCCGGGGATACTCTGCCCTTTGAAGAGTTATTGTTTTCAGAGGAAGGGACCGATTTCAACTTGAATAACGGCACGTTTACGTGTAATGTGCCTGGGGTATACGTATTGATGTTCTCAGCCCGGAAATCACCAAGTGGGTCTTACCTATATGTCCAGCTGAGGAAGAACGGTAACAGCATTGTTTCAGGGGGTGTACGCGATGCAGATTATCATCAAGTGAGCAGCAGTGCAGTGATTCCCCTGCACTATGGAGATCAAGTTCACTTAGCTGTATTCGGTCCAGTAAATAGTAGCTCTAACCATTGGACGTCTTTTACAGGATTCCTGCTGTACGAAATCTaa